In Deltaproteobacteria bacterium HGW-Deltaproteobacteria-6, one genomic interval encodes:
- a CDS encoding DUF2892 domain-containing protein gives MKMEQWIRAIAGTLILISVGLGCFHHRYWFFVTAFVGANLLQSAFTKWCLMENILEKLGVARKS, from the coding sequence ATGAAAATGGAACAATGGATTCGCGCTATTGCCGGTACGCTCATTTTGATCTCGGTCGGATTGGGCTGCTTCCATCACCGGTACTGGTTTTTTGTTACCGCTTTTGTTGGAGCCAATCTCCTGCAGTCTGCTTTTACAAAATGGTGCCTGATGGAAAACATTCTCGAGAAACTGGGCGTGGCCCGAAAGAGTTAA